Below is a genomic region from Henckelia pumila isolate YLH828 chromosome 3, ASM3356847v2, whole genome shotgun sequence.
ATATACAGTATGTAGAGAGAAATTGTACGCGTACAAAAATTCTTTAAACTTGTTGCCATCGTTTTTGCTGTTGGACGTAATCGAAAAAGGTTAATACAATGTGGTACCACACATAAGACTTTCGGCACTCAATTTTTAAATTCGAGCTAATTACAAGTTCCAACTTTCAAGTACATAGATTAATGAATTTTCAGGATGGAAAGCAACAAgggaagaaaagaagaatagGGAAATCACCTGAACAGCGCGGGTTTGGTGGTGGCAGTAGCCGCAAATTGGAGCGGCCGGGGAATCTTGCGCACACTGTTTTTGTGCTCGACTCTCACGATAATCAGTAATTGGATTCCCTCGATCGTAATTCATCAAATGTAGCATGACATTGGGTCGGGTATGGATCGCTTCACGGGCCCCCAACCCGATAAAATTTTGTAGGACTTGTTTTGACATGTTAAAACTTTAAACTCCGGCCCAATTTGTACCCATGTTTGACCAGTCAGACAATTatgtttataatttatatattgtttaaaaaggtttttccatgtttgaaattttgattcgTGCGCTAGttataaatattgaaaatttcgATTACCAAAACACATTTATCGAAATTTTCACTACGATGTCAGTAATTTCCGATACGATATATGACAATTATCTTTATTTACATAATAGCTTAATAAAACTCTCTATCATCtattttttgaacttttaaattaaaaaaaccatataactcatatcataaaaatataatataaatttttttgatttaatCTCTCGgatccataaaaaaattatttaataaatttttttaatacacaCGCACACAGAAAGACACTAGTTATTTATTACTCCCTCCGTCCGTTCCAATTATATTGTCTACGTTTCCTTTCttatttgtcccaaatatatagtcatataccatatttaataatattttttacacttctttatTAATATACCCTTatattaactacaccttgaaaattgtgcattcattttttaatacattaaataggaataaaataggaagtttatataaaatttgttttgccaatacatttttcttaatctgtgtgaaaatccaaatattactaaatatgatatatgactatatatttggaacaaataaaaaagaaaacgtGAACAATATAATTGAGACGGGGAGTACCAAAGAAACTATATTACACTTTAAGTTATAAAACAAATCtataaaattatcaaattacaaaaAACACTATTATAAACAAACCCATAATGTGAAAATACCTAATTTGTAGCTATTAAATTAAGTTTATGAAAAAATCTATTGGCAATTTTGaatttcattttaatgcttttcAACGCTACCGATTTCTGGTCCCATTGATAGCGTGAAAAATTCGGTTGGAATTTGgatgaacaaagaagaaaacGTAGAATTAACATAATGTGAAGAATTGAGAGATTTTTTAAGTTCGATTAAAGCGTGGCCtccaataaaattttataattattttctacAAGGtgaaaaattgccaaaaatcatgAAAGAAACTAATTTGCAATCCATTCAACCATCCAAATTCCAAACGTATTAATTAATCATCACATATTACCACCACACCTACAAAAACCATTTTATGCAATAATCGACCGATTACCCAAATCTCTCCCATCAATCCACAGGAGCAACGAAGAGTGACGACAACATTACATTAAAAGGTCGGGACAAAAAAATTCTTACAGTCTTTACCAAATACAGGTAAAATGGAACATATTATCAAACCCGATTCCGATTCAAAACTGAAGCTGTGTTCCAAAGGACTGGAAAATCTCGAATAACAAAACTTTGCTAAGAAATCCAACAGCTAGATTAAAGGAATAATAAAAAGATTTATATAGGTTGTCAATGTTCACCGCTCAACGATTTGATGATCTCCGAGTCACCTATATTAGGGGGAGAAACAATTGATTATATCAGGCGCACATTCAAAAAATAAAGCAGCATAGCACATGCATTGACAATATATGGTTACCTTGATCAATGATGCTGAGGCATGACACACGAAAGTATTTGCCGCATGCAGTTCCCAAGTCAACGTTGTCTGGACGTTCACAAATGAAGATTTTAGTTAGGGCTTATCGGCGGTTGGAACTTGGAAGGAGGGCGGCAGAATATAGAATACTAATACTAAATCATAAAAACTTCCAGCACAATTCAGAACACAACCAACACAGGAAACTTAAAGCAATTTTTTCTCAATGTTCCCCTCAAGGCCTTGAGCTACCATATTTTACTTTTGGTTTTCATCACATGTATTCCGCAAAGGAAGTCCAACCGAGCATCCAAGTTTACCCAATTTCTAAAACTCAGTAAACTTTTCTTCTAAACTAAAACTGCCAGGAAATGGGGTCTAATGCGGATACGAAACTGTATATATATGAAGTTGAAATTAAAGTTAGATATTTGGGACCTACTTCATCATAGTTTAGAATCACATACAAGTTCAGCATTGTTTCTAGTTGATCCCATTAACTGCAGCAAGTTTACTCCGACAGTAAAATCAGTCATAAGAGATGGGACAATACAATTAACTAATTAGCATGCCAAAATTTGATTGCACATATAAGAAATAGAAAGACAAATGAAAAATGCATGTCCAGCACTTACTTCCATTATAATGGTGGACAACGACTTTAGAGAGCATTGCATAGTACTCAATCTCCGACTTCCTCAGTGGGGGGCAGTTGTTCGAGATAAGTATCACTTTCCCTAAATTATTAATCCATCAAAACTACCACAATCAACACCAATGTTCGTGAAAGCATCAACCGAACTAATCAAATGTAAGCAGTGAAATCCTAAAGACCGGCTCATGGacacaaaaaaatttaacctgaataaaaataatacacaaACCACAAATTTATAGGAATTGAAACTACCTTTTGAGTTACGTAGAGTTTTGAGCACCGTCTTGTAACCAAGGGTATACTTCCCACTCTTTACCACCAGGGCCAATCTGCTGTTGATGCTTTCGGTGGTTTTCTTCTGCACGAACGAAAATAcaggaaaatttttaaaaacaaatcaatcaatcaatcaaccGAAAATTCAGGGTATTGATATCAATAAACCAAACAAAAATAGAAGGGCTACGATTAATCGGTTGAAGGTGAAGCTGAGAGGGCATAGATTCATACAGTCTTCTTGGCGGCGACCATTGTTGCGGAGGATGTGAGGGCTTTGCAGATTTGGGATGAATACGAACCCTAGTGGAGACTGCACCAGAAATGCGAGCGGGAAGGTATTTATAAGACATGGTATTTGAGAAAATTACGATTTAGTCCCTTCGCTTCGTGAATTTTAAGTTTCTCCGGTATATTTTGATTTTGTGTATGCTACCTCGTTCGGTCAGACATTTGAAACGAAACCGTGGATCGAAGTTAGTTTGTGTTTTTTTACTTGTCATTTTTGGATCAAACTTAAATGTAAGTTTTGTCTtgattctaaaaaaatattgatagtaaaattaaacttatgttatttttttgtGGCGTAAAAATCCGCAGTTGCTATGTTTGGTGTGTACTAGATAAACCCCGAACTAACGTAATATTCTTCAAACTACATTAACGAAACTATATAAATCTTATGTGACATACTAATCTAATAAAGTGTTTGTAagagaaattaaaattaaacatatattattGATTACACATTTATCTGTAATACATACATTTGCTTATTTAAACATTTATCCCCTGTTTATGAAtacaaattttagaaaaaaggTTAAAATGACAAAACACTGACTTTTTAATTACATCTCTAATTATTAATTTGTTATGTTTATCTATAAGGTAGCATCTGATTAAAGAGTTTAAAATTATTATACTCTTATTGTATTATTTTATTgctgaattttttttgttattcagAAAATGACctctttatttttaatattttaatttattttaaatagataagatagtaattattttttaaactatatttgaaataatttatcatcttttaaatttattttaatttttatatatatacataggcTCAGTTTGGTATGGGTgatgaaataaataatatatagataagtaatgtaatgtaataaaaaataaataagaaaggatagtggatatttgatttgatttgatttgattgattaaattttatataaaaatgataaattaccatattatttttttaataataataaaaaaatataaataatattatttatatttgataatatagtaatttcaattcaatgatttgattgatgtaaaataaataattattgatgtaaaattataattaatagatgaataaataatatgattagAAAAACGTGTGATCAGACAAtataattttatacataaattattaATAACGGTACCAAATCGAACCATAATGCATAACTTGCACAAATAATGTGCTTAGTATTGATTATATATCCATAATCAGAatcatattattaaaaaaaattacgcTTCACATAAGGCGTTCTCGTTCCGACTATTTTCATTTGAGACCCTCCAGACTACAAAATCTCCCAATATCCGCCCTTTAGCTGCCGCACTCCGCTTGATCTACAGAGCTCAGTGAATCCAAAAATGTTACGCAAGTGAGGGAACACATcctttttagatttttgattcTGAACAATTATTGTATTCCGCTTAATTTTGTTGCATTTGGGGTTTTACTCTATCGTAATCTTCTGTTCATTAACTTTTGTAGGTCAGTTTTGCAACTGGCGTCACGGAGTTCGGTTAAAGGGGTTCCATTGCAAACTAGAACTCAGGTACGTTATTCATTTTTCGAATTCGTGTCTCCAGTGAAGTATTGCTGTGGAAATTGGAAGACAACTCTTTCATTCAAGTGTTTGATGATCACTTTTTCCTTATCAAGATGAGCTCGTGATAAATGATTCTTTGGGTTTCTTGAAATAATTGTAT
It encodes:
- the LOC140893155 gene encoding large ribosomal subunit protein eL30 isoform X2; translation: MVAAKKTKKTTESINSRLALVVKSGKYTLGYKTVLKTLRNSKGKVILISNNCPPLRKSEIEYYAMLSKVVVHHYNGNNVDLGTACGKYFRVSCLSIIDQGDSEIIKSLSGEH
- the LOC140893155 gene encoding large ribosomal subunit protein eL30 isoform X1; translated protein: MNLCPLSFTFNRLIKKTTESINSRLALVVKSGKYTLGYKTVLKTLRNSKGKVILISNNCPPLRKSEIEYYAMLSKVVVHHYNGNNVDLGTACGKYFRVSCLSIIDQGDSEIIKSLSGEH